DNA from Polyangiaceae bacterium:
GCCTCGCCCACTAGGGCGTGTCGAAAACGAAACTCGGCACCTTCATCGCTCGTGCCGACGACGCGATCGACGAACTCGCGCTCTTCGAGGGTCGCCAACCACTCCTGCACGCTGCGCTCCACGTCGCTTCCACCCACCAGTTCGCTGACCCCGGAGACGGCGAAGCGTGCGCCAAAGACGCTCGCAGCGCGCAACACACGTCGCGCCTCGGGATCCAAGCTCTCGATGCGCGTCTTCACCATCGCGACCACGCTCGTCGGCACCTCCGGTCCCTGCCCGCTGCGTCGCGCTCGGAGCAGTTCCTGCAAGTACAGCGGATTACCGGCCGCGGTTTCCACGACCCACTGCAGGTCTTCAGCGGAGAGTTCGCCGTGGGGCAGCTGTTCCACCAACTCGTGACTCGCCCGGCGTGTGAGCTCGATCACCCGCAACTCTTGCAGGTCGTGACGGTGCCAGAGATCTGGCTGCTCCTCGAACAGCCGAGGGCGCGCCGTGACCAGGACGACCAGGGGCAAGTCGCGGGTAGCGTCGAAGACGGAGTCGAAGAGCTCCAGCGTCGCTGCGTCCGCCCATTGCAGGTCCTCGATGGCGATCAAGAGCGGCTGACTGCGAGCCAGCGCGTGCACCAGTTGCGTCATTGCGAGCCGCAGCTGCTCACGCATCAGCACTGGGTCTTCCCGGGCCGCGAGGACTTCCGGCACTACGGCGGAGTGCTCTCGCGTTCCGACCAGCGCGCCCAAGAAGCCAGCCATCTGTTGCGGCTCAGGGCAGCCAAGGGCGACGACCGCACCCAGTAGCGCTTCGCCCTGCGGAGCTTTGGCCCCCTGCAAGCCCAAGGCTTCGGCGGCCAACTGGGCAGCAAGTGCCAGCGGAGATCTCGCGCGAAGCGCGTCCGCAGTCAGGCGCAACACACGCGGGCCACCCTCACGCACGACCTCGCGAATCGACTCCTCTACCAACTTGGATTTCCCAATCCCCGGTGCACCCGTTACCGCGAGGATCACGGCGCGCGGTGTCTGGAATGCATCCTCCACGGCTGCGCGCAGCGTGCGCAACTCACGTCGTCGTCCTACGAGCGACACGCGCCGCGGGGGTCGCGCCGAGCTTGCGCCGCGCAAGCGAAAGCTCTCGCCCTGCGCGGTGACGTCGGCCTCCGCTGGTGCCAGTCCGGCTGTCAGCTCGTCTAGCCGGACCTCTCCGGCGATCGAGCCCAGGAGCTGCACACAGCGATCAATCCATTCGCTTGGAACGGCTTCTTCGACTCCCTCCGCCCATCCGCTGACGATGGCGACGGGCCCCGCGGCGGAAAGCTCGCGAGCGCGCTGCAGCGCCTGACGCACCTGGGCGGACGCGGAGTCGCGCCCCAAGTAGGCGATCACGACGGCCTCGCCTTCGAGGTGTCCCACCAGCGCCTCGTTCGTGCTCAGCTCCGCCAGAAGCACCGGCTGCCGACTGCCCACCCGCCGGGACGCCACGATGCTGATCAGCCGTCGCTCCGCCATGCTCACGGCAGAGAGGTCGACGCGGCTCGCGCTGAGCGAAGGATGCCCTTGCCCCGACCGTTGCAGTGCTTCGATGGCCGCGGCGGCGTCTGCGGGTCGACGTTCCGGCAGCTTCGAAAGTAGGCGCCGGAGCACGGACACCACGGCCGACGGCAAGTTCGTCGGCAGACTCGCAAAGTCGGGCTCCGAAAGCGCCACCTTGCTCATCACGGCCAAGGCATCGTCGCCCGCGAAAGCGCGAGTTCCCGAGAGACACTCGAACAGTACCGCGCCCAAGGAGAACAAGTCCGCGCTGGGCGTGAAGCTCGGCTCGGCCCGAAAACACTCCGGGGCGGAGTAGGCCACGCTGCCCTGAAACGCGAAGGAACCGCTGGCACGCACACCGTGCACGCCGCCGAAATCGACTAGCATTGCTTGTGCCGGGTCGCCATCCACGAGCAGCAGATTCGCCGGGGTAACGTCCCGATGCACGAACCCCCGCTTGTGCAGGTGCCCCAGGGCGCTGAGCGCGCGCACGGCCACGTCGATCGCGTCGGTCGCGTCGAGGCGGCCGTGGCGGAGGCGATCCGACAGCCGCTCGCCGTCGATCCACTCCATCACGAGATAGGGCTGGCGATCTGGAGTCTGGCCGTGTGCCACGTAGCGCACGATCGCGGGGTGGTCGACGAGCGCGAGGGCACGAGCCTCACGAGCGAGCGCTTCGGCAGCACCCGGCAGCGGCAGAGCCAACTTGACGGCAACCGGCTGCCCGGACTGCAGGTCCGTACCCG
Protein-coding regions in this window:
- a CDS encoding protein kinase, translating into MSSALLASRFSLTRVTYTGGMGQVFAGTDLQSGQPVAVKLALPLPGAAEALAREARALALVDHPAIVRYVAHGQTPDRQPYLVMEWIDGERLSDRLRHGRLDATDAIDVAVRALSALGHLHKRGFVHRDVTPANLLLVDGDPAQAMLVDFGGVHGVRASGSFAFQGSVAYSAPECFRAEPSFTPSADLFSLGAVLFECLSGTRAFAGDDALAVMSKVALSEPDFASLPTNLPSAVVSVLRRLLSKLPERRPADAAAAIEALQRSGQGHPSLSASRVDLSAVSMAERRLISIVASRRVGSRQPVLLAELSTNEALVGHLEGEAVVIAYLGRDSASAQVRQALQRARELSAAGPVAIVSGWAEGVEEAVPSEWIDRCVQLLGSIAGEVRLDELTAGLAPAEADVTAQGESFRLRGASSARPPRRVSLVGRRRELRTLRAAVEDAFQTPRAVILAVTGAPGIGKSKLVEESIREVVREGGPRVLRLTADALRARSPLALAAQLAAEALGLQGAKAPQGEALLGAVVALGCPEPQQMAGFLGALVGTREHSAVVPEVLAAREDPVLMREQLRLAMTQLVHALARSQPLLIAIEDLQWADAATLELFDSVFDATRDLPLVVLVTARPRLFEEQPDLWHRHDLQELRVIELTRRASHELVEQLPHGELSAEDLQWVVETAAGNPLYLQELLRARRSGQGPEVPTSVVAMVKTRIESLDPEARRVLRAASVFGARFAVSGVSELVGGSDVERSVQEWLATLEEREFVDRVVGTSDEGAEFRFRHALVGEAAYAMLASDDRRAAHFSAAQWLEAMGEPDAAVLGRHYELGGAPELAAPYFHRAAALALERGDFVAARLHVARGLDSARDPDLAAALTRAAAEAERLAGDLPLAARLSAQALEQLTVGSSRWFGCVAERALVLQRLGESQPLASLAEALLAAQVDRGADEARIAAALRVALSCSRLGMLDLARECRALAVARGELLGPVTLAWTYAVDAIFARDRGDHAEYLEQALACQKQYDRLGDIRSALEQRINIGSTYMELGLLDDARSMLEAALEDAARLNLLHLAAGARHNLGLCLGRLGRYDEAIALEREAIETFRHHDKRLEGGARVAIGLIALWSGRLELGLEEIRLALGELASAAPPLVPVAQTVMAALALADGRIDDALAQCALADAGVAAAGAAELAEPLLTLTKARALLASGDSASALEVARGGWTQLQEQAGRLSSERLRHGVLHGLPEARSLRTLLDGLERK